In a single window of the Mesorhizobium shangrilense genome:
- a CDS encoding class II glutamine amidotransferase, which translates to MCRWAAYLGDEVFLEDIVTAPCHSLIAQSHHALEAKTPTNGDGFGVAWYGARPEPGLYRDILPAWSDPNLKSLCRQIRSRLFLAHVRASTGGATSRANCHPFAFGRWSFMHNGQIGGFEKIRRRLEASIADDLYDLMEGTTDSELLFLMMLQEGLDEDPQGAAERATARAVLAAQEAGIQSAIRLTAAFSDGEALHAIRYATDAFAPTLYTAQVCGAGRCLVSEPFDREGPNWQPIPPASFVTMTRERVTIRPFQPGTQPAAERELVAS; encoded by the coding sequence ATGTGCCGGTGGGCGGCCTATCTGGGCGACGAGGTCTTCCTCGAGGACATCGTGACCGCGCCATGCCATTCGCTGATCGCGCAGAGCCACCACGCGCTGGAGGCCAAGACGCCGACCAACGGCGACGGTTTCGGCGTCGCATGGTACGGCGCGCGGCCGGAACCCGGGCTCTATCGCGACATCCTGCCGGCGTGGTCCGATCCCAACCTCAAGAGCCTCTGCCGGCAGATCCGCTCGCGGCTTTTCCTCGCCCATGTGCGCGCCTCGACCGGAGGCGCCACCAGCCGCGCCAACTGCCATCCCTTCGCCTTCGGCCGCTGGTCGTTCATGCACAACGGCCAGATCGGCGGTTTTGAGAAGATCCGCCGGCGGCTGGAAGCCTCCATCGCCGACGACCTCTACGACCTCATGGAGGGGACCACCGATTCCGAGCTGCTGTTCCTGATGATGCTGCAGGAGGGACTGGATGAAGACCCGCAAGGCGCGGCGGAGCGCGCCACGGCGCGTGCCGTGCTTGCGGCGCAGGAGGCGGGCATCCAGTCGGCGATCCGCCTCACCGCGGCATTCTCGGACGGCGAGGCGCTGCACGCGATCCGCTACGCCACCGACGCCTTCGCGCCGACGCTCTACACGGCGCAAGTGTGCGGCGCAGGCCGCTGCCTGGTCTCGGAACCGTTCGACCGGGAAGGGCCGAACTGGCAGCCGATACCCCCCGCGAGCTTCGTGACGATGACGCGGGAGCGAGTCACCATCCGGCCGTTCCAGCCCGGGACGCAGCCGGCGGCGGAGCGGGAACTGGTGGCGTCCTAG